AAAATTTTTTAATGGATGAAATTTAAGTGAAGTAATAACTATAAGAAAGAAGAAATTTCACTTAACGACTTTTTAGTAATATCTGGTACTTGAACACCATCTTTTGGATAACCAACAACTAAAAGAAGAAATGGTTTTTCATGGGACGGTCGTTTCATAATCTCATTTAAAAAGCCCATAGGGCTAGGTGTGTGAGTGAGAGTAGCTAAGCCGGCATGATGAAGTGCCGTTATAAGCATCCCCGTTGCAATACCTACGGACTCCTTCACATAATAATGTTTACTTCGTTCACCATCTTCATTCAAGTGATAGCTTTGTGCGAAAATACCAATCAAATAGGGAGCAGTTTCAAGAAAGGGTTTGTGTTCATCAGTACCAAAAGGATAAAGATCGTCCAGCCAGTCTTGCGGTGCTCTTCGATGGTAAAATTCTCGTTCTTCTTCTTCTGCAGCTTCTTTGATTTGCTTTTTTATCTCCGGGTCGGAGATTACGGCGAAATGCCATGGTTGCTTATTAGCTCCATTAGGAGCGGTTCCGGCCGCTAGCAGACACTTTTCAATAACCTCTCTTTCTACAGGTTGGTCAGAAAATTCTCGTATAGTACGACGCTTTCTGAGTAGTTCATAAAACTCAGTAGCTCTTTGCTTCATTTCCTCGGCAGGATATTCTGTGTAAGAATCTAAGGGGATAAATGCTGGTTTAGACATCAAAATACATTGGATATGATGGGTGGCAAACCTATCTACTTATTTAATTATAACCAAGAATTACTTTACTCCTGATCCTTGGGCTAACCACCAGGGGTGAGCTTCTACAACAAGCCGCCCGGCTTTTACCATAGGATCGGCTTTAGCATACTCCAGAGCCTTCTCTATAGTGGCAACGTTATATACCGAAAAGCCTCTTATATCGCCTTCGCCACCGGTTGGGCCATTCAAGTTGATGATACCTTGCTCGTATAGTCCTCCTAAGTAAGCAAGGTGAGCATTTTGTAATTCAGAAGCTTCTTCTTCACTTTGGCTGCGGTTAGGTCCGCTCTTCAGAAAAACAATGAAGTACTTTTGCATTGTGTACTTCTCACCAGCCCATTCATAATCAAAAGTTTCAGGTTTTTGGGTGGAAGTGGAATCCTGAGCAAATGAGGGTAGCGCTATAAATAAAAGAGCTATTAACAATAAAAGTGCTTTCATGGTAGTATCGTTGAAATTATTCTAAGTAATGGATATGGTGTAAACTATTGGCGGACAATCATAAAATCAAACCAGTATTGTTGTTCATCTAGTCGCTCCTTATATCGCGGGCGAAGCTCAAGCTCGTTTACTTTTTCAATCCATTGAGATGCGAGCTCAAATTCACTCATGTAAATAAGTTGATCAATCAATTGGATATATATATCAAACCAATCTTCACGTATTTCTTGGTTGATTAATACCGCGGCATAACTTGAAATTATTTCATCAAAACGTTCTTCGATTAAGAGCTCGTTCAGGATAAGGGTATTGGTTGAATTATAAGTTTCTGCTTCATCCGGAGACGGATAAATATTCTTATACCGCGCATTAGTAAATGATTTCCACAGCAGAGTATCGCTGCGCGTTTCAAAAGAGTATGTGAAGGTTCTTGGGATGGATTCGGGCAATACTCCTCTTGTTATTTCTAATTGGGCAAAAGCTTGATCCCATTTTTGTAGAAGAGCAAAAGCATCTGCTTTAAATATCTGTAAGACAGGATCAGGATCATCCACAGCGATAGATAATTCAACTTGCTCGGCATCTAACGATTCTAACTTATTTCTAGCCCATTCTCGTTTGATTATCAGGTTCTCGGGATTGAGCTCAAAAAGAACACGCAGGGTAATTTCTTCCAGTTCTTTCTGATTGGTAATTCTATAGTATTGTAAATCATCCCATAGCTTCTGAGTTTCGGTGAGCGAGTGCGGGCAGGGCCTCTGAAAAATGGATTGCTGACTAAATATCCGATTTGAAGCACGCTGGTCCACAGAATCGATTTCCAGGTCCGGTAAGGAAGCATGCCATCCTTCTACCAAATTATCAAATGATGTATTATAAGCCGATTCAATATCTGTGGTTTTATAGGCCTGCTTAAAATTAGAAACCGGGTAATTCTCAAGTAAATATTTAACAAAAGAACCACTGGTTGTATAACTAATAGCTCCGGCATCGGCATAAAACCCAAGCAATGACAGTGCAGATTCCATTTCCTCAGCGGTGGGGTAACGATCTTTTGCTGCCATAATCTGATCAAGGGTAGATTCTGATGAAGCATCCTTCGCAATTGCTTCAGCTAGCCCTTCAATGAGTCCAATACTCCAGCTTCCATTGAAAAAGTCGTTTCCAAATTGTTTTGAAATTACATGTACTAGTTCATGTAATAAAACATATTCAAGATGCTCTTCAGCAATGTGAAGTTGATCTTGTTCAAGCCAGATGGGTACATAGCTTGTAAATTTTGCTCCTACCAGTTCTTTCTTTTGCCAGGCATTAGCATATAAATAACTTTCAATCATTCGACCTTCAGGCCAGTCAACGTCTAATTGATCAACAATCTGATCGAAGTAGAATTCGTGCTTCAAAGCCCAAAATTCTAGGTCTTCGTCAGAAAAGTGCTCCTCATCTGCAAATAAGTGGAAATGCTCAGTTTGATAATGATAGGAGAGTTTTTGCTGCAGATCGCTTCTTGGAGAGACGATTCCAAATTCTGAAAGAAAAATATATCCAACGCAAAGTCCGACTATAGAAATTCCCGAGAGCACTTTGGGAAGAGCAGATTTTTTCCAATCGGTCAAGGCCCAGAGTAGTAACACCCAAAGCAGAGTAATTCCCCGGAAATAAAAAAGGCTGGAAGAAACCTGAACAGTTTCATCATAAATAGGGCCAGGCCAATGTCCCCAAATATGATTGAAATAGTATACCTGGGGTAATGTCAGAAATTCGATTAAAAGTACCCCAAGTGATATAAATAGTAATGTGAGTACGGTAAGAACAGCAGGAAAGGGAGCTACCAGTTTTCTAAAAAACCTCCCTATGGCAGCGCCAAAAAGAATGGCTGGAAAAGGAATGAGTATCCAGAATAAGGCACCGTTAGCAGAAAGACATGAGGTAATCAGAGAGAAGACTAATAATGGAAGCCCAAATAAAGCGACTCTCATAGTTATCTTTATAATAACCTCAGAATCCTTTTTTAAGCTAGTACGTGAGGTGGTAATTCCAGCCCAGAAAGCTCCGGTAATTGCTGCTATCATTGCAGACTCGAAGTGAAAATCGCCCACCAAAGGTATGGGGATGAATATACATCCAATAATTACAGGTAGTAGATAGCTGGCTGCTTTTTTCAACAATACTAAAGGGTTATTGAAGCATAGACCCAATACATTAACCAAAACTGAATGGGAATGCGAACGAGGGTGAACAGAGAAAATAAAGAAACAGGCTTTTTTGCCATAGCCTTTCTAAACATATCAATATGTACCGGAAAAACGGCTACTAAAAGTATGATGAGCCCATAACCGGAGATTGTCTTCAATA
This DNA window, taken from Balneola sp., encodes the following:
- a CDS encoding nitroreductase family protein, whose translation is MSKPAFIPLDSYTEYPAEEMKQRATEFYELLRKRRTIREFSDQPVEREVIEKCLLAAGTAPNGANKQPWHFAVISDPEIKKQIKEAAEEEEREFYHRRAPQDWLDDLYPFGTDEHKPFLETAPYLIGIFAQSYHLNEDGERSKHYYVKESVGIATGMLITALHHAGLATLTHTPSPMGFLNEIMKRPSHEKPFLLLVVGYPKDGVQVPDITKKSLSEISSFL